In Vigna angularis cultivar LongXiaoDou No.4 chromosome 8, ASM1680809v1, whole genome shotgun sequence, one DNA window encodes the following:
- the LOC108346030 gene encoding calmodulin-2/4 isoform X2, with the protein MLHSCITTKELGTVMRSLGQNPTEAELQDMINEVDADGNGTIDFPEFLNLMARKMKDTDSEEELKEAFRVFDKDQNGFISAAELRHVMTNLGEKLTDDEVDEMIREADVDGDGQINYEEFVKVMMAK; encoded by the exons ATGTTACATA GTTGTATCACAACTAAGGAGCTGGGAACTGTTATGCGTTCATTGGGGCAAAACCCAACTGAGGCAGAACTCCAGGACATGATCAACGAAGTGGATGCTGATGGGAATGGTACCATTGACTTCCCTGAGTTTTTAAACCTCATGGCCAGGAAGATGAAGGACACTGATTCTGAGGAGGAGCTCAAAGAGGCATTCCGGGTATTCGACAAGGATCAAAATGGGTTCATCTCTGCTGCTGAGCTCCGCCATGTGATGACAAACCTTGGAGAGAAGCTCACTGATGACGAGGTTGATGAGATGATTCGTGAGGCTGATGTTGATGGTGATGGCCAAATAAACTACGAGGAGTTCGTTAAGGTGATGATGGCCAAGTGA
- the LOC108346030 gene encoding calmodulin-2 isoform X1: MADQLTDEQIAEFKEAFSLFDKDGDGCITTKELGTVMRSLGQNPTEAELQDMINEVDADGNGTIDFPEFLNLMARKMKDTDSEEELKEAFRVFDKDQNGFISAAELRHVMTNLGEKLTDDEVDEMIREADVDGDGQINYEEFVKVMMAK; this comes from the exons ATGGCCGATCAACTCACCGACGAACAGATCGCCGAGTTTAAGGAGGCCTTTAGCTTGTTCGACAAGGACGGCGATG GTTGTATCACAACTAAGGAGCTGGGAACTGTTATGCGTTCATTGGGGCAAAACCCAACTGAGGCAGAACTCCAGGACATGATCAACGAAGTGGATGCTGATGGGAATGGTACCATTGACTTCCCTGAGTTTTTAAACCTCATGGCCAGGAAGATGAAGGACACTGATTCTGAGGAGGAGCTCAAAGAGGCATTCCGGGTATTCGACAAGGATCAAAATGGGTTCATCTCTGCTGCTGAGCTCCGCCATGTGATGACAAACCTTGGAGAGAAGCTCACTGATGACGAGGTTGATGAGATGATTCGTGAGGCTGATGTTGATGGTGATGGCCAAATAAACTACGAGGAGTTCGTTAAGGTGATGATGGCCAAGTGA